A section of the Ornithinimicrobium sufpigmenti genome encodes:
- a CDS encoding FtsK/SpoIIIE domain-containing protein — MKVIVSDGHGGRVRHFVVHAPAGARLADLASRLGYEPSPPAAVDVPLQHGQELWPLPVSRTPAAAGTGSALRGPALVVAAGPDAGGTLPLPPGRWVTVGRAPACDLVIADPSLSRRHVRVRLDRDCVQVEDLASTNGVTWEEGGEASVWRAGDRLLLGRSALVLEPRPPAPASVVPQDGHLQVVPWRRERPAPRPVDLTSPPEPVRRTVRRPNVWTWALPLAVAVTVALVLRMPWLLLFGLLGPAMVFGHHLGDRRAARDEHRDAVAAHRRQLEDLDLAAENALRAELARRRETDPGVLGVTAALSGGPSTRLWECSGEPLSVVLGEAVESADVIVDGARLRHERAPLTVDVRPALVITGPPRLRDALARSLVLQLAARHPPDTFTLAVDPDRLPDGDWDLLAWLPHTRLGGHRERDVRWGTDLRLVDDVREAPTDVPRVLLLGPHDAVLQRPGLPDRPFRPTLLRLGRARTFAGALAPMRPRQPAGADDPDAGRPTALGELVPWPGSPGEAARGWSRPGLAVPLGLADGGPVTVDLAVDGPHALVAGTTGSGKSELLRSLVVGLALHNSPADLSLLLVDYKGGSSLGACAGLPHVTGLVTDLDPHLADRVLLSLQSELRRREQVLHAAGVRDVRDPGQPGLPRLVVVIDEFRVLAEEVPQVMDGLVRVAAVGRSLGVHLVLATQRPAGVVGADLRANVNLRVALRVRDIADSYDVLECADAAALPEGRPGLALLRTGASPPRSVQVAVARPAPRARATDGWCITEADDLWAARSALETTDTTEADEDDPVLDLAATLAAAAEATGLQAPTVWLPPLPEDLSSDPAADTGWAVADLPGEQRQPPLTWSGDHHIGIVGASRSGRTTALLSLLARSSAWFVALDLGRALDAGWAGPTDPRCCAWVLPDDRAHALRVLDLLLTLVQARQGGPLLPRDPLVLAIDGWDRLVDQLGQVEGGRGIDVAQRILREGPGVGVTGVVTGDRSLLLGTMATLLPETWMLHLNDPADLLLTRLQAAQVPRHQPPGRAVRARDGVVAQVVRPDPPGGRPPPGPTPPLRCLPLPRLAHCTDPTVWAVGGDEAAAVDLPVGPVLVLGPPGSGRSRTLAALAAAAGGTVLLVEGGDPPAEDDLRVRLQRLTDTDLVSVDDAHLLSGTPVEDLLVEHAARHGARAALHVAAELEGAGTAFRGLVPQLARCRTAVVLQPGMPGDGAVVGARLPVGDLPVPGRGVLVHRGRTARIQVVAPLPGPGQG, encoded by the coding sequence ATGAAGGTGATCGTGAGTGACGGGCACGGGGGCCGGGTCCGCCACTTCGTGGTGCACGCACCGGCGGGAGCCCGGCTGGCCGACCTCGCGAGCAGGCTGGGCTACGAGCCATCTCCACCGGCCGCGGTGGACGTGCCGCTGCAGCACGGTCAGGAGCTCTGGCCGCTCCCCGTCTCCAGAACGCCCGCTGCTGCGGGCACCGGCTCTGCCCTGCGGGGGCCCGCCTTGGTGGTCGCCGCCGGCCCAGACGCGGGTGGCACCTTGCCGCTGCCGCCGGGGCGGTGGGTGACGGTCGGGAGGGCTCCTGCGTGCGACCTCGTCATCGCCGATCCCAGCCTCTCCCGGCGGCACGTGCGGGTGCGGCTGGACCGCGACTGCGTGCAGGTGGAGGACCTGGCCTCGACCAACGGTGTGACCTGGGAAGAGGGAGGGGAGGCATCGGTATGGCGTGCCGGAGATCGGCTGCTTCTCGGTCGGTCCGCCCTCGTCCTCGAGCCACGCCCACCCGCTCCCGCCTCGGTGGTGCCGCAGGACGGCCACCTGCAGGTGGTGCCGTGGAGGCGGGAACGCCCAGCTCCGCGCCCGGTCGATCTCACCTCCCCGCCCGAGCCCGTCCGCCGCACCGTGCGACGACCCAACGTGTGGACGTGGGCGCTCCCCCTCGCCGTGGCCGTGACGGTGGCGCTCGTCCTGCGGATGCCCTGGCTGCTGCTCTTCGGTCTGCTGGGGCCGGCCATGGTCTTCGGCCATCACCTCGGCGACCGACGTGCCGCGCGGGATGAGCATCGGGACGCCGTCGCGGCCCACCGCCGACAGCTCGAGGACCTCGACCTCGCGGCGGAGAACGCCCTGCGGGCCGAGCTGGCGCGCCGGCGGGAGACCGACCCCGGCGTCCTCGGGGTGACGGCCGCCCTGTCCGGAGGTCCGTCCACCCGGCTGTGGGAGTGCTCCGGAGAGCCCCTGTCCGTGGTGCTGGGCGAGGCGGTGGAGAGCGCCGACGTCATCGTCGACGGGGCCCGGCTGCGTCATGAACGGGCCCCCCTCACGGTGGACGTCCGTCCTGCCCTGGTGATCACCGGCCCACCCCGGCTCAGGGACGCCCTGGCACGGTCCCTGGTGCTGCAGCTGGCTGCTCGCCACCCTCCCGACACCTTCACCCTGGCGGTCGACCCGGACCGACTGCCTGACGGTGACTGGGACCTCCTGGCCTGGCTGCCGCATACCCGGCTGGGCGGGCACCGGGAGAGGGACGTGCGCTGGGGGACGGACCTGCGGCTGGTGGACGACGTGCGGGAGGCGCCGACCGATGTGCCGCGGGTGCTGCTGCTCGGCCCGCACGACGCGGTGCTCCAGCGCCCCGGCCTGCCGGACCGCCCTTTCCGCCCCACCCTGCTCCGGCTCGGCCGCGCTCGGACGTTCGCGGGGGCTCTGGCACCGATGCGGCCCCGGCAGCCGGCCGGCGCGGACGACCCGGACGCCGGGCGGCCCACGGCGCTGGGCGAGCTCGTGCCCTGGCCGGGCAGCCCGGGGGAGGCGGCCCGCGGGTGGTCCCGGCCGGGGCTGGCCGTTCCCCTCGGGCTGGCGGACGGCGGGCCGGTCACCGTCGACCTGGCGGTGGACGGCCCGCATGCACTGGTGGCCGGCACCACCGGCTCCGGCAAGTCCGAGCTGCTGCGGTCGCTGGTCGTGGGGCTCGCTCTGCACAACTCGCCGGCAGACCTGTCCCTGCTGCTCGTCGACTACAAGGGAGGCTCCTCGCTGGGCGCCTGCGCCGGGCTGCCTCACGTCACCGGGCTGGTCACCGACCTGGACCCCCACCTGGCGGACCGCGTGCTGCTCTCGTTGCAGTCCGAGCTGAGGCGCCGGGAGCAGGTGCTGCACGCCGCCGGGGTCCGAGACGTCCGCGACCCCGGTCAGCCGGGTCTGCCGCGGCTCGTCGTGGTCATCGACGAGTTCCGGGTCCTCGCGGAGGAGGTGCCCCAGGTGATGGACGGACTGGTCCGGGTCGCGGCCGTGGGGCGCAGCCTCGGCGTCCACCTGGTCCTGGCGACACAGCGCCCGGCCGGTGTGGTGGGCGCGGACCTGCGGGCCAACGTCAACCTGCGGGTCGCGCTGCGCGTGCGCGACATCGCGGACAGCTACGACGTGCTGGAGTGCGCGGACGCGGCCGCCCTGCCGGAAGGACGGCCGGGCCTGGCGCTGCTGCGGACCGGAGCCTCGCCGCCTCGCTCCGTGCAGGTGGCGGTGGCGAGGCCAGCACCCCGGGCGCGGGCCACGGACGGCTGGTGCATCACCGAGGCGGACGACCTCTGGGCCGCCCGGTCCGCCCTGGAGACCACCGACACGACCGAGGCGGACGAAGACGACCCCGTGCTGGACCTGGCCGCGACACTGGCGGCGGCCGCGGAGGCCACGGGCCTGCAGGCGCCGACGGTCTGGCTGCCACCGCTGCCCGAGGACCTTTCGTCGGACCCTGCCGCCGACACGGGGTGGGCGGTCGCCGACCTGCCGGGAGAGCAGCGCCAGCCGCCCCTGACCTGGTCCGGCGACCACCACATCGGCATCGTCGGCGCCTCGCGCAGCGGGCGCACGACGGCGTTGCTCTCGCTGCTGGCCCGCTCCTCCGCCTGGTTCGTGGCCCTGGACCTGGGGCGTGCCCTGGACGCGGGCTGGGCCGGCCCGACGGACCCCCGCTGCTGTGCCTGGGTGCTGCCGGACGACCGGGCGCACGCCCTGCGGGTCCTCGACCTGCTGCTCACCCTGGTCCAGGCCCGGCAGGGCGGGCCGCTCCTGCCGCGGGACCCGCTCGTGCTGGCCATCGACGGCTGGGACCGGCTCGTGGACCAGCTGGGTCAGGTCGAGGGCGGCCGCGGGATCGACGTGGCCCAGCGGATCCTGCGGGAGGGCCCCGGGGTCGGCGTGACGGGGGTCGTCACCGGCGACCGGTCCCTGCTGCTCGGCACCATGGCCACCCTGCTGCCCGAGACCTGGATGCTGCACCTCAACGACCCCGCCGACCTGCTGCTCACGAGGCTGCAGGCGGCGCAGGTCCCGAGGCATCAGCCGCCCGGCCGCGCGGTACGGGCGCGGGACGGCGTCGTCGCCCAGGTCGTGCGGCCCGACCCGCCCGGCGGGCGTCCACCACCCGGGCCGACCCCTCCCCTGCGTTGTCTGCCCCTGCCCCGCCTGGCGCACTGCACGGATCCGACCGTGTGGGCGGTCGGTGGGGACGAGGCTGCTGCCGTGGACCTGCCGGTCGGACCGGTCCTGGTGCTGGGGCCTCCGGGGTCGGGCCGCTCACGGACCCTGGCCGCCCTCGCCGCCGCCGCAGGAGGCACTGTCCTGCTGGTCGAGGGCGGCGATCCCCCCGCGGAGGACGACCTCCGGGTCCGGCTCCAGCGCCTGACCGACACCGACCTGGTCAGCGTCGACGACGCGCACCTGCTCTCCGGCACTCCCGTCGAGGACCTGCTCGTCGAGCATGCGGCGCGGCACGGCGCCCGAGCCGCCCTGCACGTCGCGGCTGAGCTCGAGGGTGCCGGAACGGCCTTCCGCGGGCTCGTGCCCCAGCTGGCCCGGTGCCGCACCGCCGTCGTGCTGCAGCCCGGTATGCCGGGTGACGGCGCGGTCGTGGGCGCCCGCCTACCGGTGGGGGACCTTCCGGTGCCGGGCCGCGGCGTCCTCGTCCACCGTGGGCGGACCGCCCGCATCCAGGTGGTCGCGCCGCTCCCGGGACCTGGTCAGGGATGA
- a CDS encoding GNAT family N-acetyltransferase, translated as MTWAPVDRATLLHRTGDPFLRYAAPADMLAVAGPLGWAALVRWRPMGHWGGAAVVAPGAPVGVESEALAALAARAEELNASPEWFSTAPGRELTPPPGWRAGTGGTWAFMWTDEADDLPPAPPGLVELDDAMDAARIEAFGRRHNPVFEGFPGRGYSSLWLGVEDAGGELAAVGAIHVLGSGAAHLAGIVVRPDLRGTGLGTGLTAQLTRRAVAAHGASTLGVYSDNAVAVQLYQRLGYAVAHHFHTRGLTRVRVGAAAGRDLR; from the coding sequence GTGACCTGGGCACCTGTGGACCGTGCGACGCTGCTGCACCGCACCGGGGACCCCTTCCTCCGGTATGCCGCACCCGCCGACATGCTCGCCGTCGCCGGCCCGCTGGGCTGGGCCGCGCTGGTGCGCTGGCGGCCGATGGGGCACTGGGGTGGTGCGGCGGTCGTGGCACCGGGTGCGCCCGTCGGGGTGGAGTCGGAGGCGCTCGCGGCGCTCGCCGCCCGGGCCGAGGAGCTGAACGCGTCCCCGGAGTGGTTCTCCACCGCGCCGGGACGGGAGCTGACGCCACCGCCGGGTTGGCGCGCGGGCACCGGCGGCACGTGGGCGTTCATGTGGACCGACGAGGCCGACGACCTGCCGCCGGCGCCGCCCGGCCTGGTCGAGCTCGACGACGCCATGGACGCCGCACGGATCGAGGCCTTCGGCCGGAGGCACAACCCGGTGTTCGAGGGCTTCCCCGGTCGCGGCTACTCCAGCCTGTGGCTCGGCGTCGAGGACGCCGGGGGCGAGCTGGCCGCCGTCGGCGCCATCCACGTCCTGGGCTCAGGGGCGGCCCACCTGGCGGGCATCGTGGTGCGGCCCGACCTGCGCGGCACCGGTCTCGGCACCGGCCTGACCGCCCAGCTGACCCGCCGTGCGGTGGCCGCGCACGGCGCATCCACCCTCGGCGTCTACTCCGACAACGCGGTGGCGGTGCAGCTCTACCAGCGCCTCGGGTATGCCGTCGCCCACCACTTCCACACCCGGGGCCTCACCCGGGTGCGGGTCGGAGCGGCGGCGGGGCGCGACCTACGATGA
- a CDS encoding PGPGW domain-containing protein — MSATAKRLGLETLGWVVLVAGLLALVLPGPGLLLTFAGLAILSTQYRWARRMMHPVRVKAWRGAAEGAQTIPRILLSGLAALVLLAVGVLWIVQPPAPGWWSLPQAWWLFGGVSVGVTFAVSAVIALGLLVFAVHRFYRKPDALEAVERLEEAHRARRAATRTARNRLRRMRERGTPWRRSA, encoded by the coding sequence GTGAGTGCCACCGCCAAGCGACTGGGTCTGGAGACCCTGGGCTGGGTCGTCCTGGTCGCCGGCCTGCTGGCGCTGGTCCTGCCCGGGCCGGGTCTGCTGCTGACCTTCGCCGGGCTGGCCATCCTGTCCACCCAGTACCGCTGGGCCAGGCGGATGATGCACCCTGTCCGGGTCAAGGCCTGGCGGGGCGCCGCGGAGGGGGCCCAGACCATCCCCCGGATCCTGCTGTCCGGCCTGGCGGCGTTGGTGCTCCTGGCGGTGGGGGTGCTGTGGATCGTGCAACCCCCGGCCCCGGGCTGGTGGTCCCTGCCGCAGGCGTGGTGGCTCTTCGGCGGGGTCTCGGTCGGCGTCACGTTCGCCGTCTCCGCGGTGATCGCGCTGGGGCTGCTGGTCTTCGCCGTCCACCGGTTCTACCGCAAGCCGGACGCGCTCGAGGCGGTCGAGCGGCTCGAGGAGGCCCACCGGGCCCGTAGGGCGGCGACGCGCACGGCGCGCAACCGGCTCCGTCGGATGCGCGAGCGGGGCACACCCTGGCGACGGAGCGCGTGA
- a CDS encoding MerR family transcriptional regulator translates to MTTDPEQLLSIGELSRASGLTVSALRFYDGAQVLTPAWVDSWSGYRRYSPGQVTEARILAGMRRVQMPVAEMAATLEALRGGDPDSARDLLSAHLRRLEEGLEDARRQLAQLHHALAEPARRDAAADRAPSEVPAQTLLAMLAAVRHAAGTDPELPALRSVLIEVGEELTVVATDRFRMVVAGRWHRAGAAEPQVGSVVLPTGEADRLTRWLSGRHGSLALTAQEQLLVVRCGGEELRLAGLEETFPDYRRVLEHGAPLRPLPEEQLRAALDREDVVVDLGGVLVDRGFLWEAVSHVPDCQVLLPADGVIAPLVVRSPDDLDVVALLMPLAPERSWRSHDRP, encoded by the coding sequence ATGACGACGGACCCTGAGCAGCTGCTCTCCATCGGCGAGCTCTCCCGCGCGAGCGGACTGACCGTGAGCGCCCTGCGCTTCTACGACGGCGCCCAGGTCCTGACGCCTGCGTGGGTGGACAGCTGGTCCGGCTACCGCCGCTACTCCCCCGGGCAGGTGACGGAGGCGCGCATCCTGGCGGGGATGCGCCGGGTGCAGATGCCGGTGGCCGAGATGGCCGCCACGCTGGAAGCGCTCCGGGGCGGGGATCCGGACAGCGCCCGCGACCTGCTCTCGGCGCACCTGAGACGGCTCGAGGAGGGCCTGGAGGACGCGCGCCGCCAGCTTGCGCAGCTGCACCATGCGTTGGCCGAGCCAGCACGCCGGGACGCGGCGGCTGACAGGGCGCCTTCGGAGGTGCCTGCTCAGACCCTGCTGGCCATGCTCGCTGCGGTGCGGCACGCTGCCGGCACCGACCCGGAGCTGCCGGCCCTGAGGAGCGTGCTCATCGAGGTGGGCGAGGAGCTGACGGTCGTGGCCACGGACCGCTTCCGGATGGTGGTGGCCGGACGCTGGCACCGGGCCGGCGCGGCGGAACCCCAGGTGGGATCGGTGGTGCTGCCGACGGGTGAGGCGGACCGGCTGACCCGCTGGCTCTCCGGCCGGCACGGCTCGCTCGCCCTCACGGCCCAGGAGCAGCTGCTGGTCGTGCGCTGCGGGGGCGAGGAGCTGCGGCTCGCGGGGCTCGAGGAGACCTTCCCGGACTACCGCCGTGTGCTGGAGCACGGGGCCCCGCTGCGGCCGCTGCCGGAGGAACAGCTGCGCGCCGCGCTCGACAGGGAGGACGTGGTGGTGGACCTGGGCGGCGTCCTGGTCGACCGCGGCTTCCTCTGGGAGGCGGTGAGCCATGTGCCCGACTGTCAGGTGCTCCTGCCGGCCGACGGCGTCATCGCACCCCTCGTCGTCCGCTCCCCCGATGACCTCGACGTGGTGGCGCTCCTCATGCCGCTCGCTCCTGAGCGGTCCTGGCGGAGCCACGACCGGCCATGA
- the miaB gene encoding tRNA (N6-isopentenyl adenosine(37)-C2)-methylthiotransferase MiaB, whose amino-acid sequence MTTTKTYDVRTHGCQMNVHDSERLAGLLETAGYTDLASLPPAQRPEVADVVVFNTCAVRENAANKLYGNLGQLRPAKLKNPDLQIAVGGCLAQKDRSTIVERAPWVDVVFGTHNVGSLPALLDRARHNRAAEVEILEALETFPSTLPTRRDSAYSGWVSISVGCNNTCTFCIVPALRGKEKDRRPGEILAEVEALVAQGVVEITLLGQNVNTYGVEFGDRLAFGKLLRACGEVEGLERVRFTSPHPAAFTDDVIAAMAETPNVMPSLHMPLQSGSDRVLKAMRRSYRSARFLGILDRVREQIPHAAITTDLIVGFPGETEEDFQDTLDVVRASRFSSAFTFQYSIRPGTPAAEMDDQVPKAVVQERFDRLIAVQEEVSWAGNRELEGREVEVLVAPGEGRKDAETERMSGRARDNRLVHFAVPEGAERPRPGDAVTVQVTYGAPHHLIADSGVQGGVYAVRRTRGGDAWAALQEGATPGAVRKPTVSLGIPTVGAPPPREVATPACAVAD is encoded by the coding sequence ATGACCACCACCAAGACGTATGACGTGCGCACCCACGGGTGCCAGATGAACGTGCACGACTCCGAGCGCCTGGCCGGGCTCCTGGAGACGGCCGGCTACACCGACCTCGCGAGCCTGCCACCGGCGCAGCGCCCCGAGGTGGCCGACGTGGTCGTCTTCAACACCTGCGCGGTGCGCGAGAACGCCGCCAACAAGCTCTACGGCAACCTGGGTCAGCTGCGCCCGGCCAAGCTGAAGAACCCCGACCTGCAGATCGCCGTCGGCGGGTGCCTGGCGCAGAAGGACCGCTCCACCATCGTCGAGCGGGCCCCCTGGGTCGACGTCGTCTTCGGCACCCACAACGTCGGCTCACTGCCGGCGCTGCTGGACCGCGCCCGGCACAACAGGGCGGCCGAGGTGGAGATCCTGGAGGCGCTGGAGACCTTCCCCTCCACCCTGCCGACCCGACGCGACTCCGCCTACTCCGGCTGGGTGTCGATCTCGGTGGGCTGCAACAACACCTGCACCTTCTGCATCGTGCCCGCGCTGCGCGGCAAGGAGAAGGACCGTCGCCCCGGCGAGATCCTGGCCGAGGTCGAGGCGCTCGTCGCGCAGGGCGTGGTCGAGATCACCCTGCTGGGGCAGAACGTCAACACCTACGGCGTGGAGTTCGGCGACCGGCTGGCCTTCGGCAAGCTGCTGCGGGCCTGCGGCGAGGTCGAGGGCCTGGAGCGCGTGCGCTTCACCAGCCCGCACCCGGCGGCCTTCACCGACGACGTCATCGCCGCCATGGCTGAGACCCCCAACGTCATGCCGAGCCTGCACATGCCGCTGCAGTCCGGCTCCGACCGCGTCCTGAAGGCGATGCGCCGCTCCTACCGGTCGGCCAGGTTCCTCGGCATCCTGGACCGCGTCCGGGAGCAGATCCCCCACGCGGCGATCACCACCGATCTCATCGTCGGCTTCCCGGGGGAGACCGAGGAGGACTTCCAGGACACCCTGGACGTCGTCCGTGCCAGCCGGTTCTCCAGCGCCTTCACCTTCCAGTACTCCATCCGCCCCGGCACCCCCGCGGCCGAGATGGACGACCAGGTGCCCAAGGCCGTCGTCCAGGAGCGCTTCGACCGGCTCATCGCGGTGCAGGAGGAGGTCTCCTGGGCCGGCAACCGCGAGCTCGAGGGCCGCGAGGTCGAGGTGCTCGTGGCGCCGGGGGAGGGCCGCAAGGACGCCGAGACCGAGCGTATGTCGGGCCGGGCCCGCGACAACCGTCTCGTGCACTTCGCCGTCCCCGAGGGGGCGGAGCGTCCGCGGCCCGGCGACGCGGTGACCGTCCAGGTGACCTACGGGGCCCCCCACCACCTCATCGCCGACTCCGGCGTCCAGGGCGGGGTGTATGCCGTGCGCCGCACCCGCGGTGGGGACGCCTGGGCCGCGCTGCAGGAGGGCGCCACCCCGGGGGCGGTCCGCAAGCCGACGGTGAGCCTCGGCATACCCACCGTGGGGGCGCCCCCGCCACGCGAGGTGGCGACCCCAGCCTGCGCGGTCGCGGACTGA
- a CDS encoding YoaK family protein codes for MSGHLPHVLRLAAGERDERTNRHLAYLLAWVAGALNSVGFVAVGFYTSHMTGIVATVADQLVLGGTHLVLFGLVALVAFVLGAMACAHQFNWARRRHRRDRFALVLFVEAVLILIVGALAEEVTWVHREWLIVATLGFVMGQQNALITKVSDATIRTTHITGMVTDIGIELGKMTYLKRAGDPDPVRGDLRKLLMLSTLVALFFVGGVLGALGYLAVGFPVLLVPAVLLLAVAVPPLVGGRLPVGDHVP; via the coding sequence GTGAGCGGCCACCTGCCGCACGTGCTGCGGCTCGCCGCCGGGGAGCGGGACGAGCGGACCAACCGGCACCTGGCCTATCTGCTGGCCTGGGTGGCCGGGGCGCTCAACTCCGTCGGCTTCGTGGCGGTCGGCTTCTACACCTCCCACATGACCGGCATCGTGGCGACGGTGGCCGACCAGCTCGTCCTCGGCGGCACCCACCTGGTCCTGTTCGGTCTGGTCGCCCTGGTCGCCTTCGTCCTGGGCGCGATGGCCTGCGCGCACCAGTTCAACTGGGCCAGGCGGCGGCACCGCCGGGACCGCTTCGCCCTCGTGCTCTTCGTCGAGGCGGTCCTGATCCTCATCGTCGGCGCCCTGGCCGAGGAGGTGACCTGGGTGCACCGGGAGTGGCTGATCGTGGCCACCCTGGGCTTCGTCATGGGGCAGCAGAACGCCCTGATCACCAAGGTCTCCGACGCGACCATCCGCACCACACACATCACCGGCATGGTCACCGACATCGGGATCGAGCTCGGCAAGATGACCTACCTCAAGCGTGCGGGCGACCCCGATCCGGTCCGGGGCGACCTCCGCAAGCTGCTGATGCTCTCCACCCTCGTCGCCCTCTTCTTCGTCGGCGGGGTGCTCGGTGCCCTGGGCTACCTGGCGGTCGGTTTCCCGGTGCTGCTGGTGCCGGCCGTGCTGCTGCTCGCCGTCGCCGTCCCGCCCCTCGTCGGCGGCCGGCTGCCGGTGGGTGACCACGTACCCTAG
- a CDS encoding sulfite exporter TauE/SafE family protein has product MAWSILLLVLGCVVLGAVLQRVSGMGMGLVSAPTLSLVLGPVAGVTLSNVAAVTAALVLTVVLRRDIDWRRFRGVAPLLLVGSVVGALVVRTADTAVLDTVLGTTVLVAIAAALGLQRHLNATGRLPALTSGALAGFMNTTAGVAGPAMTVYAVASRWDHRSFAATLQPVFLMANGASIITKALAGATPPADLVPWGAWVVAVAAVPVGIGAGTVLARRVSLRAARTVALTVAMAGGVVALVRGVLGLVS; this is encoded by the coding sequence GTGGCCTGGTCGATCCTGCTCCTCGTGCTCGGGTGCGTCGTCCTCGGCGCCGTGCTGCAGCGGGTCTCCGGCATGGGGATGGGCCTGGTGTCGGCCCCGACGCTCTCCCTCGTGCTCGGTCCGGTCGCCGGGGTGACCCTGAGCAACGTCGCCGCCGTGACCGCCGCGCTCGTGCTCACCGTGGTGCTGCGCCGGGACATCGACTGGCGCAGGTTCCGCGGCGTGGCGCCGCTGCTGCTCGTCGGGTCGGTCGTCGGGGCCCTGGTGGTCCGCACCGCGGACACCGCCGTGCTCGACACCGTGCTCGGCACGACGGTCCTGGTGGCGATCGCGGCTGCCCTGGGCCTGCAGCGCCATCTCAACGCCACCGGCCGGCTGCCGGCGCTGACCTCGGGTGCGCTGGCCGGGTTCATGAACACCACGGCGGGGGTCGCGGGCCCGGCGATGACCGTGTACGCCGTCGCCTCCCGGTGGGACCACCGTTCGTTCGCGGCGACGCTGCAGCCGGTCTTCCTGATGGCCAACGGCGCCTCGATCATCACCAAGGCACTGGCCGGCGCCACCCCTCCGGCCGACCTCGTGCCGTGGGGGGCCTGGGTGGTCGCGGTGGCTGCGGTCCCGGTCGGCATCGGCGCCGGGACGGTGCTGGCCAGGCGCGTGAGCCTGCGCGCAGCCCGCACCGTCGCCCTCACCGTCGCCATGGCCGGCGGTGTCGTGGCGCTCGTCCGCGGTGTGCTGGGCCTGGTGTCGTGA
- a CDS encoding DUF5709 domain-containing protein, with translation MSDQADRETMGDEFGVYSVDAEDQLQPGDTLDGDGDVLDRGFRVGDRYQSSTAYSDSEETIDVRVRQEEEDPSTAYGAPRDESGMAAEDDGWIGGDDPDAIRAELDYYGSDQRRVGRIVAPDEGRFPDREARLIAREGQATSWDSPEESAMHYVDDVDDDELAGEDELTEVEWDPRAVLLDEEQ, from the coding sequence ATGAGCGACCAGGCCGACCGCGAGACCATGGGTGATGAGTTCGGTGTCTACAGCGTGGACGCGGAGGACCAGCTGCAGCCCGGCGACACCCTCGACGGCGACGGGGACGTGCTGGACCGGGGCTTCCGGGTCGGTGACCGCTACCAGTCCTCCACCGCGTACTCCGACTCCGAGGAGACGATCGACGTGCGCGTGCGCCAGGAGGAGGAGGACCCTTCCACGGCCTACGGCGCACCGCGCGACGAGTCCGGGATGGCGGCCGAGGACGACGGCTGGATCGGCGGAGACGACCCCGACGCGATCCGGGCCGAGCTGGACTACTACGGCAGCGACCAGCGGCGGGTCGGGCGCATCGTCGCCCCGGACGAGGGACGTTTCCCTGACCGGGAGGCACGGCTCATCGCGCGCGAGGGCCAGGCGACCAGCTGGGACTCCCCGGAGGAGTCGGCGATGCACTACGTCGACGATGTCGACGACGACGAACTGGCCGGTGAGGACGAGCTGACCGAGGTGGAGTGGGACCCGCGGGCGGTGCTCCTCGACGAGGAGCAGTGA
- a CDS encoding regulatory protein RecX: MGGADRLSAAREALAAAEAAAAASGLRPAGARAGAEGGHQPGARGSGDAPPGAPAGVPGGRHQASAPDPHDVARKIVLRQLSMGPRTRRQLEDKLREKGCDPQVAARVLDRMTSVGLVDDEAFAEMWVRSRQETKGLAAGALRHELRTKGVADHLVNAALGEIPPDQEKEAARALVARRLRTMTGLDREVQTRRLAGFLARKGYAPGVAYQVIREALDDLPEHARD; this comes from the coding sequence ATGGGCGGCGCAGACCGGCTGTCTGCAGCTCGGGAGGCGCTGGCGGCCGCGGAGGCGGCCGCCGCCGCGTCCGGCCTGCGGCCGGCCGGGGCCAGGGCCGGTGCCGAGGGCGGGCACCAGCCAGGCGCTCGTGGCTCTGGTGACGCCCCACCGGGCGCTCCCGCGGGGGTTCCCGGTGGCCGGCACCAGGCGTCGGCGCCCGACCCGCACGATGTCGCGCGCAAGATCGTGCTGCGTCAGCTGTCGATGGGCCCACGCACCCGGCGCCAGCTGGAGGACAAGCTGCGGGAGAAGGGCTGCGATCCCCAGGTCGCGGCCCGGGTGCTGGACCGGATGACCTCGGTCGGGCTGGTGGACGACGAGGCCTTCGCCGAGATGTGGGTGCGCTCCCGCCAGGAGACCAAGGGGCTGGCGGCCGGCGCCCTGCGCCACGAGCTGCGCACCAAGGGCGTCGCCGACCACCTGGTGAACGCGGCCCTGGGGGAGATCCCTCCCGACCAGGAGAAGGAGGCGGCCCGAGCGCTCGTGGCTCGGCGGCTGCGCACCATGACCGGGCTCGACCGGGAGGTGCAGACCCGGCGCCTGGCCGGGTTCCTGGCCCGTAAGGGCTACGCGCCGGGCGTGGCCTACCAGGTCATCCGTGAGGCGTTGGACGACCTGCCCGAGCACGCCCGGGACTGA